Proteins from a genomic interval of Oceanispirochaeta crateris:
- a CDS encoding glycoside hydrolase family 9 protein — MIHVNQKGYSFQSGFRGVFQNSTGAALKQAQLVDAHSGNVLCDLDISPVEAVPGWKNRYFQKLGCPLKTLEAHMPSSFRCRIAAQGEDCLQFSENFTIRHELISEKDLSDLLVYFKTMRCDGLFDEADKHAPVWGTQEERDVSGGWYDASGDTSKYLSHLSYAGRMSPQQTPLVVWIFADVLKRYDKAQLWQGDNFRRWILFEMDYGADFLLKMQHEEGWFYKTLFDQWSKDPEARMLCSYKTQKGERLETMKAGFREGGGMSCAALAGAAALARGEKRSMYTRAAEQGYSYLKEHNAELLEGGPENLIDRYCALLATVELAELKGTGPYIQDAEVYLEQIDASFHSFTPDQGWWFVDQKNTVPFYHASDEGLLFLALQKSLVLPLGNLLKRRVRTMLQKAYSFLERSLLCDPNPFLYPRHWVDSGTDPQFKWFYPHKNPSAYWWQGENSRISSLGAAALSGVSGGLISMDKARKTALASLNWQLGVNPFNLSMVDGWGASNPDYEGDYYNLPGGVANGITSGFEDESDIAFQPEQRGNPGDNSWRWGEQWIPHAAWFFLLTSLIREENL; from the coding sequence ATGATCCATGTGAATCAGAAGGGCTATTCATTTCAAAGCGGTTTCAGAGGAGTGTTTCAGAACTCAACTGGTGCAGCATTGAAACAGGCCCAACTGGTAGACGCCCATAGTGGAAATGTCCTTTGTGATCTGGACATCTCTCCGGTTGAGGCGGTTCCCGGTTGGAAAAACCGATACTTTCAGAAACTGGGTTGTCCCCTTAAGACCCTTGAGGCTCACATGCCTTCATCTTTCCGCTGCCGGATTGCCGCACAGGGAGAAGACTGTCTTCAATTCTCTGAAAATTTTACTATTCGTCATGAGCTGATTTCAGAAAAAGACCTTTCAGATCTGCTGGTTTATTTCAAGACCATGCGATGCGATGGTCTTTTTGATGAAGCAGATAAACATGCTCCTGTGTGGGGGACTCAGGAAGAGCGGGATGTCTCTGGGGGCTGGTATGATGCTTCGGGGGATACGAGCAAGTATCTCTCACACCTGTCATATGCTGGCAGAATGTCTCCCCAGCAGACCCCTCTTGTTGTTTGGATCTTTGCTGATGTCCTGAAGCGCTATGATAAGGCGCAGTTGTGGCAAGGAGATAACTTTCGCCGCTGGATTCTCTTTGAAATGGATTATGGGGCAGACTTTCTATTGAAAATGCAACATGAAGAGGGCTGGTTCTATAAAACTCTTTTTGACCAGTGGAGTAAAGATCCTGAAGCGCGGATGCTCTGTTCCTATAAGACCCAGAAAGGAGAGCGCCTGGAAACAATGAAAGCCGGGTTCCGGGAAGGCGGGGGAATGAGCTGTGCAGCCTTGGCCGGGGCTGCAGCTCTGGCCAGGGGAGAAAAACGGTCAATGTACACCAGGGCTGCAGAACAGGGTTACTCATACTTAAAAGAACACAATGCGGAGCTGCTAGAGGGAGGTCCCGAGAATCTGATAGACCGTTACTGTGCCCTCTTGGCTACGGTAGAACTGGCAGAGTTGAAGGGGACAGGTCCTTACATTCAGGATGCCGAAGTTTATCTGGAACAGATAGACGCCTCATTTCATAGTTTCACTCCGGATCAGGGCTGGTGGTTTGTTGATCAAAAAAATACGGTACCCTTTTATCATGCCTCGGATGAAGGTCTTCTCTTTCTGGCTCTTCAAAAATCACTCGTTCTCCCCTTGGGAAATCTATTGAAAAGACGGGTTAGAACGATGCTTCAAAAAGCTTATTCTTTTTTAGAGCGATCTCTTCTTTGCGATCCAAATCCGTTCCTGTATCCTCGGCATTGGGTTGATTCAGGTACTGATCCTCAGTTCAAATGGTTCTATCCCCATAAGAACCCTTCCGCTTACTGGTGGCAGGGTGAAAACAGCAGAATCAGCTCATTGGGTGCTGCTGCGCTGTCCGGGGTCTCCGGTGGATTGATATCCATGGATAAGGCCCGCAAAACGGCATTGGCAAGCCTAAATTGGCAGCTGGGTGTGAATCCCTTCAATCTGTCCATGGTGGATGGCTGGGGAGCTTCTAATCCGGATTATGAGGGTGATTACTATAATCTTCCCGGCGGCGTAGCCAATGGTATCACATCCGGTTTTGAAGACGAATCGGATATTGCCTTCCAGCCTGAACAGAGAGGTAATCCCGGGGATAATAGCTGGCGTTGGGGTGAGCAGTGGATTCCCCATGCCGCCTGGTTCTTTTTGCTGACCAGCTTGATCCGGGAAGAGAATCTTTAA
- a CDS encoding deoxycytidylate deaminase: MSDYIRPSWDEYFMEVCEAISKRATCDRGRSGCVIAKDKQILVTGYVGAPPGLPHCDEAGHQFKTMIHEDGHESQHCVRTVHAEQNAICQAAKRGVSLEGATLYCRMTPCRTCCMLIISCGITRIVCERKYHAGAESEEMFKMAGITLEYKFEEVQEYEKQ; this comes from the coding sequence TTGTCTGACTATATTAGACCCAGTTGGGATGAATATTTTATGGAGGTGTGCGAAGCCATATCCAAAAGAGCGACCTGTGACCGGGGAAGAAGCGGTTGTGTCATCGCCAAGGACAAGCAGATTCTTGTCACCGGTTATGTGGGAGCACCTCCGGGACTTCCCCACTGTGATGAGGCTGGGCATCAGTTCAAGACGATGATTCATGAGGACGGCCATGAGAGCCAGCACTGTGTAAGGACAGTCCATGCCGAACAGAATGCCATATGCCAGGCGGCCAAAAGAGGCGTATCCCTGGAGGGCGCGACACTCTATTGCAGAATGACCCCCTGCCGCACCTGCTGCATGCTGATAATCAGCTGCGGTATCACAAGGATTGTCTGTGAACGGAAATACCATGCCGGAGCAGAATCGGAAGAAATGTTTAAGATGGCAGGCATAACTCTGGAATATAAATTTGAAGAAGTACAGGAATACGAAAAGCAGTAA
- the yhbY gene encoding ribosome assembly RNA-binding protein YhbY, with the protein MEPLKGFQRSYLGKKAHSLKPVVMIGGKGLTEAVIKAVDAELENHEMIKIKFVDNKETRRELAEELVQKTESQLVRVIGNIAIVYRYQKEHDKRIYHVPKD; encoded by the coding sequence ATGGAACCGTTAAAAGGATTTCAGCGCAGTTATCTCGGAAAAAAAGCCCACAGCCTCAAACCCGTTGTCATGATCGGTGGTAAGGGACTGACAGAAGCTGTTATCAAGGCTGTAGATGCTGAGCTTGAAAATCATGAAATGATCAAAATCAAATTTGTTGACAATAAGGAAACCAGAAGAGAACTAGCCGAAGAACTCGTTCAGAAAACCGAATCCCAACTGGTTCGTGTCATCGGAAATATTGCCATTGTCTATCGTTATCAAAAAGAGCACGATAAAAGAATTTACCACGTTCCCAAGGATTGA
- a CDS encoding RsmE family RNA methyltransferase: MNLLLFYPDEWKQALPPDDPRSVHIRTILKSSVSDSLDAGVINGPLGKAVIREILPDGSYLFDFQSGAEPSPLSPLTLIIGTPRPPTAKRLIRDLTAAGIQKMIFIGTDLGEKSYLTSRLWSRDEYKEALLQGMAQGESTRMPEIEKYYSLYKSLDHLQMETDLLALDNISPEIPLKDYSPRHKQCCLAIGPERGWSDREREIFKERGFTICSLGQRVLRTETAAHMGNALIQAALEFI; the protein is encoded by the coding sequence ATGAATTTATTGCTTTTTTATCCAGATGAGTGGAAACAAGCGCTCCCACCAGATGATCCCCGGTCAGTCCACATACGCACCATACTGAAATCTTCAGTATCAGACAGCCTGGATGCAGGAGTAATCAACGGCCCCTTAGGAAAGGCTGTCATCAGGGAAATCCTTCCAGACGGATCTTACCTCTTTGATTTTCAAAGCGGTGCTGAGCCATCTCCCCTGAGCCCTCTGACTCTCATAATAGGAACTCCCCGTCCTCCCACGGCAAAAAGGCTGATTAGAGATTTGACTGCCGCAGGAATACAGAAAATGATCTTTATTGGAACCGATCTGGGAGAAAAATCCTATCTGACCAGCCGGCTCTGGAGCCGTGATGAGTATAAGGAGGCTCTTTTGCAGGGTATGGCCCAGGGGGAATCGACCCGGATGCCTGAAATAGAGAAATACTACTCCCTGTATAAATCCTTAGATCATCTTCAAATGGAGACAGATCTGCTGGCCCTCGATAATATTTCACCCGAAATACCTCTTAAAGACTACAGCCCTCGCCATAAGCAATGCTGCCTGGCTATTGGTCCCGAAAGAGGATGGAGTGATAGAGAAAGAGAAATATTCAAGGAAAGAGGATTCACAATCTGCTCTCTGGGACAAAGGGTCCTGAGAACAGAAACGGCGGCTCATATGGGGAATGCCCTGATACAGGCAGCCTTGGAGTTTATCTAA
- a CDS encoding NGG1p interacting factor NIF3: MYKLVFFVPSEGKEKLKNALFDAGAGALGNYSRCCWECEGRGQFLPGRGSQPVIGLENELEILNEFRVEMLVPEELVSICIDTLRANHPYEEPAFEFTKVFISESELEGQEWL, translated from the coding sequence ATGTATAAACTCGTATTTTTTGTTCCGTCTGAAGGGAAAGAAAAGCTTAAAAATGCTCTTTTTGATGCTGGAGCCGGTGCACTTGGCAATTATTCTCGCTGCTGTTGGGAATGTGAAGGCCGAGGACAGTTTCTCCCGGGGCGGGGGAGTCAGCCGGTCATAGGTTTGGAAAATGAACTGGAAATCTTGAATGAATTCCGGGTAGAAATGCTTGTCCCCGAAGAATTGGTCTCCATCTGCATAGACACGCTGCGGGCAAACCATCCCTATGAAGAACCTGCCTTTGAATTCACGAAAGTCTTTATCTCTGAGAGTGAGCTTGAAGGACAGGAGTGGTTATAA
- a CDS encoding NYN domain-containing protein has product MSENVAVLWDIENVTPRSSDSLLIQGMWDYAESLGRVVTSYAYADWSKPGFRSLGPTLAGLHFNMLHIPYQKTRKNKNGSDMQLVTDALELLRFHEHINTFVLITGDSDFRSLLLALRKSGKKIHIICDIKTAAQDLLILADSFADYKELMPDNEDETDETESDDKEGDRKNFPKEYWFERLAETAAILQKDNKSSNMGSVKIKMKMLNRDFNEKKIGPRGYKRWSDFVSAAVRAGYVTLQDEENQTLILPGKGYIQEVSSLQTALKTLVSTLETLDGNKEPQFHPYSIISSELKNKGVVMKVLGFSQFKKFLSSAEARGLVETKMENLRSYVKLQK; this is encoded by the coding sequence ATGAGTGAGAATGTAGCAGTTCTCTGGGATATAGAAAATGTAACACCCCGAAGCAGCGATAGCCTGCTCATACAGGGGATGTGGGATTATGCCGAATCACTAGGTAGGGTGGTCACATCCTATGCCTATGCAGATTGGAGTAAACCGGGATTCCGGTCACTGGGACCGACTCTGGCAGGACTTCATTTCAACATGCTCCATATTCCTTATCAAAAGACCCGGAAGAACAAGAATGGATCTGACATGCAGTTGGTCACAGATGCCCTTGAGCTTCTCAGGTTTCATGAGCACATCAACACCTTTGTTCTAATTACAGGGGACAGCGATTTTCGTTCCCTTCTCCTAGCCCTAAGAAAATCAGGTAAAAAAATCCACATAATCTGTGATATAAAAACAGCCGCCCAGGATCTTCTGATTTTAGCTGACAGCTTTGCAGATTATAAGGAATTAATGCCGGACAACGAAGATGAAACAGATGAAACAGAGTCCGATGACAAAGAAGGTGACCGGAAAAACTTTCCAAAGGAATACTGGTTTGAACGCCTGGCCGAAACAGCTGCTATTTTGCAGAAAGACAATAAGTCATCCAATATGGGATCTGTTAAGATCAAAATGAAGATGCTAAACCGTGACTTCAACGAAAAGAAGATAGGCCCCCGTGGATATAAACGCTGGAGTGATTTTGTATCGGCTGCAGTAAGAGCAGGATATGTCACCCTCCAGGATGAAGAAAACCAGACTCTCATCCTTCCGGGAAAAGGCTATATCCAGGAAGTCAGCTCTCTCCAGACAGCACTCAAAACACTTGTGAGTACTCTAGAGACCCTAGATGGCAATAAAGAGCCTCAGTTTCACCCCTACAGTATCATCAGTTCTGAACTGAAAAACAAAGGGGTCGTGATGAAAGTTCTTGGATTCAGTCAATTTAAGAAGTTTTTATCCTCAGCAGAAGCCAGAGGACTTGTTGAAACAAAAATGGAAAACCTCAGGAGTTATGTCAAACTCCAGAAATAA
- a CDS encoding ABC transporter ATP-binding protein, with the protein MIAWKQCAFSYDDLLIMDDFSFSLSESGTTVFLGPSGCGKTTMLNLAAGLLKVHSGRVINSDENLSYLFQKPRLLPWKSVLENICFALPQGMSKGEKLSKCQSLIRMVGLEGFEDYQPSKLSGGMEQRTSIARAFVTERPLLLMDEPFKGLDLKLKMPLIDLLKELIQTRNTTAVLVTHDVREAILMGDRIVFLDGPPLEVIEDIEGLFPLDERNTASKKFYDMEKRLYSLIFK; encoded by the coding sequence ATGATAGCCTGGAAACAGTGTGCGTTTTCGTACGATGATCTCCTAATCATGGATGACTTTTCATTTTCCTTGAGTGAATCGGGTACGACTGTTTTTCTCGGTCCCTCAGGATGTGGAAAAACAACCATGTTGAATTTGGCTGCTGGGTTATTAAAGGTTCATTCCGGGAGAGTCATCAATTCTGATGAGAATCTCAGCTACCTTTTTCAGAAACCCAGGCTCCTTCCATGGAAAAGTGTTCTTGAAAATATATGTTTTGCCCTTCCTCAAGGGATGTCGAAGGGAGAAAAGCTGTCTAAATGTCAAAGTTTAATCAGGATGGTGGGACTGGAAGGTTTTGAAGACTATCAGCCCTCTAAATTGAGTGGGGGAATGGAACAAAGAACCTCTATCGCCCGAGCCTTTGTCACAGAACGTCCTCTCCTTCTGATGGATGAACCCTTTAAGGGTCTGGACCTTAAATTGAAAATGCCTTTGATTGATCTTTTGAAAGAACTCATTCAGACCAGAAATACAACGGCTGTTCTGGTAACCCATGATGTGAGAGAGGCTATCTTAATGGGGGATAGGATTGTTTTCCTGGATGGTCCGCCTCTGGAAGTCATTGAAGACATAGAAGGCTTGTTCCCCTTAGACGAGAGGAATACAGCATCCAAAAAATTTTACGACATGGAAAAAAGACTGTATTCACTCATATTTAAATGA
- a CDS encoding ABC transporter permease — protein sequence MTSTIDMTLTGKKSLTTIFSLILYLCLWKVLSLVIGRSIILPSPEEVLIQTIVFLGRPESWKMIAASTIRGMSGFFISLILGIVTGFFSGKSRFFQWFSDPFLISIRSIPVLSLILLAIIWFPTEIVPVFICFLVVYPVVASAVAAGVRQVDTELLEMAIVYNKSSYTILKEITLPSILPYLFNGISTGLGLTWKSVVAAEILSMPREGLGTAMQTAQLQLDTDQLFSWTLIVVLLAGLSEFLVQRLEVQQ from the coding sequence ATGACTTCTACAATTGATATGACACTGACGGGGAAGAAAAGCCTCACAACCATATTTTCACTGATACTGTATCTCTGCTTGTGGAAGGTCCTTTCCCTAGTCATCGGCAGGAGTATTATTCTACCTTCTCCCGAAGAGGTCCTCATTCAGACAATTGTATTTCTGGGAAGACCCGAATCTTGGAAAATGATTGCGGCTAGCACCATCCGGGGGATGAGTGGCTTCTTTATCAGCCTTATATTGGGGATTGTCACAGGCTTTTTTTCCGGAAAAAGCCGGTTTTTTCAATGGTTCTCCGATCCATTTCTGATCAGTATCCGATCCATTCCCGTTCTGTCACTTATCCTTCTGGCCATCATATGGTTTCCTACAGAGATTGTTCCTGTATTTATCTGCTTTCTTGTGGTCTATCCGGTGGTTGCCTCTGCGGTAGCAGCCGGGGTGAGGCAAGTGGATACGGAACTCCTGGAGATGGCAATCGTGTACAATAAATCCTCCTACACCATTTTGAAGGAGATTACTCTTCCCTCTATTCTGCCCTATCTATTTAATGGAATCTCTACCGGACTCGGCTTGACTTGGAAGTCGGTTGTTGCCGCAGAAATCTTGAGTATGCCCCGGGAGGGGCTGGGAACAGCTATGCAGACGGCTCAACTTCAGTTGGATACGGATCAGCTTTTTTCCTGGACTCTCATTGTTGTTCTATTGGCCGGGTTGAGTGAATTCCTGGTTCAGCGCTTGGAGGTACAACAATGA
- a CDS encoding ABC transporter substrate-binding protein — protein MKRFFLLLIISMSISISLMATGSTETISRDAPLAPVRIALLNGPSGIGLVRLSIDNPFPGTEAVADIQLLGAPKVLTGQILKGEWDAAVLPANMAALLYNKGVAYKTAAVTGMGNLYLVANKDVKINSIADFGAQTVHIPGKNTTPDLITQLIAAEVGATLHLDYSFNPADLAKALAGAVVEAAVLPEPLATIALKSGQDLHIAADMQALWKETFPQTPEYPLTVIVVKSDFAENHPDLVDLLMDSVEKSLNWVAENPAEASGLIKAVGFTLPPPIVAQAIPRSNYIFLKGDEMRALMEPYFSSLMALNPEVLGGALPGDDFYN, from the coding sequence ATGAAAAGATTCTTTTTACTGTTAATTATCTCCATGTCAATTTCAATTTCCCTGATGGCTACAGGGAGTACAGAGACTATTAGCCGGGATGCACCCTTGGCTCCAGTCCGAATTGCCCTTTTAAATGGACCTTCGGGAATTGGTCTTGTTCGGCTGAGCATTGATAATCCCTTCCCTGGTACTGAGGCTGTTGCGGATATTCAACTCCTGGGTGCTCCCAAGGTTTTGACGGGGCAGATCCTCAAAGGGGAGTGGGATGCCGCCGTTCTACCGGCGAATATGGCAGCACTCCTATATAATAAGGGAGTTGCCTACAAAACGGCTGCGGTGACTGGAATGGGAAATCTATATCTGGTGGCCAACAAAGATGTAAAAATCAATTCTATCGCAGATTTTGGCGCCCAGACTGTCCATATTCCTGGGAAAAACACGACCCCTGATTTAATTACCCAGCTCATAGCCGCCGAAGTGGGGGCTACCCTCCATTTGGATTACAGCTTCAATCCAGCCGATCTTGCCAAGGCTTTGGCCGGAGCTGTTGTAGAGGCTGCTGTCTTGCCGGAACCCTTGGCGACAATCGCCTTGAAATCAGGTCAAGATTTGCATATAGCCGCTGACATGCAGGCCCTTTGGAAAGAGACCTTTCCTCAGACTCCCGAGTATCCATTGACTGTGATTGTGGTCAAGTCTGATTTTGCAGAGAACCATCCCGACCTTGTGGATCTTCTCATGGATTCCGTAGAGAAATCTCTGAACTGGGTTGCTGAAAATCCAGCTGAGGCTTCGGGCCTTATAAAAGCAGTAGGGTTTACTCTACCGCCTCCCATTGTCGCCCAAGCCATTCCCCGGAGTAATTATATCTTTTTGAAAGGGGATGAAATGAGGGCTCTCATGGAACCGTATTTTTCAAGCCTCATGGCCCTCAATCCGGAAGTCCTTGGCGGAGCACTGCCCGGGGATGACTTCTACAATTGA
- a CDS encoding peptidylprolyl isomerase: MEWRASHILVKDRNLAEDLLRRSKKGGNFTALAKEFSTCPSKNKGGDLGWFGPGKMVGQFEEACKRMSVGSYSNVVQTQFGFHIIKLTGRR, encoded by the coding sequence ATGGAATGGCGTGCTAGTCACATACTTGTCAAAGATAGAAACCTGGCGGAGGATCTGTTGAGAAGATCCAAAAAAGGCGGAAATTTTACGGCATTGGCAAAGGAATTTTCTACCTGCCCCAGTAAAAACAAGGGAGGAGACCTCGGTTGGTTTGGTCCTGGAAAAATGGTGGGACAGTTTGAAGAAGCCTGTAAACGTATGTCCGTGGGTAGTTACAGCAATGTTGTGCAAACCCAGTTTGGTTTTCATATCATTAAACTGACGGGCAGACGATAG
- a CDS encoding pirin family protein, whose protein sequence is MSLRPISRISRPQEVIDGDGVKIHRVFGHDETSVTDPFLMLDHLENNDPVHFMPGFPWHPHRGIETITYVLDGGVEHQDSLGNRGTLGAGDVQWMTAGSGIIHQEMPHKGSGPIFHGFQLWSNLPAEKKMTDPRYQDIPAGEIPEIIDDDGSKVRLITGKFWGKTGPVSGIATDPRFLDITIPPRTKRRFKVLLDDNAFAYVFSGSGYFKDGSTPFPVQTEYVTEKGVSDTIRSHPVENRNLVLFDRGEEIFVESGDFGLRFLLVSGQPLKEPVAWHGPIVMNTRQELILAFEEYQNGTFLKKKNE, encoded by the coding sequence ATGTCTTTACGTCCTATTTCCAGAATTAGCAGGCCCCAGGAGGTCATCGATGGAGACGGAGTAAAAATTCATCGTGTTTTCGGTCATGATGAAACTTCCGTCACCGATCCTTTTTTGATGCTGGACCATCTTGAAAATAATGATCCTGTCCATTTTATGCCTGGATTCCCATGGCATCCCCATCGGGGAATCGAAACCATCACTTATGTTTTGGATGGTGGAGTCGAACATCAGGATAGTCTTGGGAACCGGGGGACTCTGGGAGCTGGAGATGTTCAGTGGATGACCGCTGGTAGTGGGATTATCCATCAGGAGATGCCTCACAAGGGCTCAGGACCAATATTTCACGGTTTTCAACTCTGGTCCAATCTACCTGCGGAAAAGAAGATGACAGATCCTCGGTATCAGGATATTCCCGCAGGGGAGATTCCTGAAATCATAGATGATGACGGCAGCAAGGTCCGTCTCATCACAGGAAAATTCTGGGGTAAGACTGGGCCTGTCAGTGGCATTGCCACCGATCCCAGGTTCCTGGATATTACCATACCTCCCAGAACCAAACGAAGGTTTAAAGTTCTCTTGGATGACAATGCCTTTGCCTATGTTTTTTCAGGAAGCGGATATTTTAAAGATGGATCCACACCCTTTCCTGTACAAACAGAATATGTTACGGAAAAGGGTGTTTCTGACACGATTAGATCACATCCAGTAGAAAACAGGAATTTGGTCCTCTTTGACAGGGGAGAGGAAATCTTCGTTGAATCGGGAGATTTTGGATTACGGTTTCTCCTGGTTTCCGGTCAACCCCTCAAAGAGCCTGTTGCCTGGCATGGACCGATTGTTATGAATACGAGGCAAGAACTTATTCTCGCCTTTGAAGAGTATCAAAATGGAACATTTTTGAAAAAGAAAAATGAATAA
- a CDS encoding bacteriohemerythrin, producing the protein MKITIRTKLIAITIAISALLALLTTLMLMSSNNNSKILQQLTIAEDEKALVKEIEIEILNTWQFLTNASLTQDNTVIEDARKSEALAISYINELKALDPQYESAATVLQSSLKEFQNTGLSMIDAYGQSEELGEQLMTQFKNSADMMRSDLNKLSESILIRRETLLEQYSDGLKNSSNSLKFLAAISMLLILIFGSIFSIRLTRSIKSASDSMNTLATSQGDLTLHITSNSADEIGEMTGSFNAFIDKLRIALVNITEIIIKNDKLGGHLAQSSKDTATSVSSIVKSIHEMKDGSLRLDESILHASASIEEIMQSIKSLTQQVEQQFNAIELSSSATEEIMASVKNVANITENRLATMEGLVELIKNGGEKVSTTNNIIFAIQKNADDMMNMVDIINNISSQTNLLAMNASIEAAHAGEAGKGFAVVADEIRKLAEDTSSNAGMIADSLNSTTEKINQATSAGGDSEKALEVINQEVSTFSNALKEVSLSMNELSKASSEILGSVSTLMSTSEVVRTASAEMQVGSSETLSSILHIKEVSAAAVQNITRVAEVTDYLNNVSLQVSAFGNQNRYNNSLLLGEVSKFNTGIDPSELEKAEMSIGIDWSDLLSVGVNEMDDEHKELFNRINDLLKSLLGQGEDQNIADLVGRINEYIEFHFRDEEKMLESYNYPGLAEQKKLHAIYEHEFDMIEKQLRAGDFDAGLLIQIQDKIVNWLLNHIAKIDKKYGIFFEELKNK; encoded by the coding sequence TTGAAAATTACTATCAGAACTAAATTAATCGCAATAACAATTGCTATTTCTGCTCTTCTAGCTCTCCTCACCACACTTATGCTGATGAGTTCAAACAACAATTCAAAAATACTGCAGCAGCTCACAATAGCCGAAGATGAAAAAGCATTGGTAAAAGAAATCGAAATAGAGATTTTAAATACATGGCAATTCCTCACAAATGCCAGTTTGACCCAGGACAATACCGTCATTGAAGATGCCCGAAAATCTGAAGCATTAGCCATTAGCTATATAAATGAACTGAAAGCCCTTGACCCCCAATATGAATCGGCTGCTACGGTTCTCCAGAGCTCCCTCAAAGAATTCCAGAATACAGGTTTATCCATGATAGATGCCTATGGACAATCTGAAGAGCTGGGTGAACAGCTTATGACTCAGTTTAAAAACTCTGCGGACATGATGCGCTCAGATCTGAACAAGCTAAGCGAATCAATTCTAATCAGGAGAGAAACCCTCCTGGAACAGTACTCTGACGGCTTGAAAAACAGTAGCAATTCCCTCAAGTTTTTAGCTGCAATTTCCATGCTCCTGATCCTTATCTTTGGATCTATCTTCTCAATAAGACTCACTCGCTCTATCAAATCAGCCTCGGACTCTATGAATACACTGGCAACGAGTCAGGGAGATTTAACACTCCACATAACTAGTAACTCTGCAGATGAAATAGGTGAAATGACTGGTTCTTTTAATGCCTTCATCGATAAGCTGCGGATTGCCTTGGTCAATATAACTGAAATCATCATTAAAAATGATAAACTGGGCGGCCATCTGGCCCAATCATCAAAAGATACGGCAACGTCCGTATCCAGTATTGTTAAAAGCATTCATGAAATGAAAGATGGCAGCCTGAGGCTGGATGAGTCGATCCTCCACGCCTCTGCTTCTATTGAAGAAATTATGCAGTCTATAAAGAGTTTGACCCAGCAAGTAGAACAGCAGTTTAATGCCATTGAGCTATCCAGTTCTGCAACAGAAGAGATCATGGCTTCTGTCAAGAATGTAGCCAATATCACGGAAAACAGGCTGGCAACAATGGAAGGACTGGTAGAGCTCATCAAAAATGGTGGAGAGAAAGTAAGTACAACCAATAATATTATTTTTGCCATCCAGAAGAATGCCGATGACATGATGAATATGGTGGACATCATCAATAATATTTCCAGCCAGACAAACCTGTTGGCCATGAATGCGTCTATTGAGGCAGCCCATGCCGGAGAGGCAGGAAAGGGATTTGCGGTTGTTGCCGATGAGATCAGGAAACTTGCTGAAGATACGAGTTCTAATGCAGGAATGATTGCTGATTCTCTGAACTCAACGACAGAGAAAATCAATCAGGCAACATCTGCTGGTGGTGACTCAGAAAAAGCCCTGGAAGTGATAAACCAGGAAGTTTCCACCTTTTCAAACGCCTTGAAGGAAGTCTCTCTGTCTATGAATGAGCTCTCTAAAGCCAGCAGTGAGATTCTAGGTTCTGTTTCAACTCTTATGTCGACCAGTGAGGTAGTAAGAACTGCTAGTGCAGAAATGCAGGTAGGAAGCAGCGAAACTCTAAGTTCGATCCTCCATATCAAAGAAGTATCTGCGGCGGCAGTACAGAACATTACAAGAGTGGCCGAGGTTACGGACTATTTGAACAACGTGTCTCTCCAGGTATCGGCCTTTGGTAACCAGAACCGATACAACAACTCCCTCTTATTGGGCGAAGTGAGTAAGTTCAATACCGGCATTGATCCCAGTGAATTGGAAAAGGCAGAAATGTCCATAGGAATTGATTGGTCAGACCTTCTGTCTGTGGGTGTGAACGAGATGGATGACGAGCATAAGGAGCTGTTTAATAGAATCAATGATCTACTCAAGAGTCTCCTCGGTCAGGGAGAAGATCAGAATATTGCCGACTTGGTGGGCCGTATCAATGAATACATTGAGTTTCACTTTAGAGACGAAGAAAAAATGTTGGAATCCTATAACTACCCCGGTCTTGCTGAGCAGAAAAAACTCCATGCCATATATGAACATGAGTTTGATATGATAGAAAAACAGTTACGGGCTGGCGATTTTGATGCAGGTCTTCTGATTCAGATACAGGATAAGATTGTGAACTGGCTTTTAAACCATATTGCCAAGATTGATAAAAAATATGGAATCTTTTTTGAAGAGCTTAAAAATAAGTAA